The following are encoded together in the Patescibacteria group bacterium genome:
- the rpmA gene encoding 50S ribosomal protein L27, producing MAHKKAGSSTALGRDSIAKRLGVKLFAGERAKPGSIIIRQRGTAFRAGKNVKRGKDDTLYAVKAGRVKFTWRKIPGFTGKLKWVKFVEVE from the coding sequence ATGGCACATAAAAAAGCAGGTTCATCAACGGCTTTAGGCCGAGACTCAATCGCCAAAAGATTAGGCGTTAAATTATTTGCTGGCGAAAGGGCAAAGCCGGGCTCCATTATCATTCGTCAAAGAGGGACAGCATTTCGGGCCGGAAAAAACGTCAAACGAGGCAAGGATGATACCTTATACGCTGTCAAGGCAGGTCGGGTAAAATTTACTTGGCGCAAAATTCCAGGCTTTACTGGTAAATTAAAATGGGTAAAGTTTGTCGAGGTAGAATAA
- a CDS encoding DUF4070 domain-containing protein, which translates to MKILLLYPKFPATFWSFKYALPFINKKAPFPPLGLLTVAALLPKEWEKRLVDLNVNKLKDEDLKWADFVFISAMIIQKKSVKKIVRRCKKFSTKIVAGGPLFTTGFGVEEFKDEIDHFILNEAEITLKQFLEDFKNGSLKKIYTSSEFPDLTKSPVPLFELINLKDYSSMCLQYSRGCPFNCEFCDIIVLNGRVPRTKTKEQVLNELEKLYQLGWREKIFFVDDNFIGHKTKLKEEILPAIIEWLEKKNYPFSFNTEAPITLADDDELMNLMVKAGFDTVFVGIETPDENSLKECGKFQNINRDLISSVEKMHRAGLQVQGGFIVGFDHDQPSIFKRQIDFIQKSGIVTAMVGILNAFPKTRLYQRLKEQGRLIKNTFGSNTSINFVPKMGKETLRRGYQKILKTIYSPDNYYQRLKTFLRNYRPLQKKKIRFQLSKFKAFLKSIWLLGIIGQERWHYWKIFFWTLFRRPKLFPLAITLSIYGFHFRKISEKICSE; encoded by the coding sequence ATGAAAATTCTACTTCTTTATCCAAAATTTCCGGCGACTTTCTGGAGTTTTAAATATGCCCTACCCTTTATTAATAAAAAAGCTCCCTTTCCGCCACTCGGATTATTAACAGTTGCCGCTCTTTTACCAAAAGAATGGGAAAAAAGACTCGTTGATTTAAATGTGAATAAATTAAAAGATGAAGACTTAAAATGGGCTGATTTTGTCTTTATCAGCGCCATGATTATTCAAAAAAAATCCGTTAAGAAAATTGTCAGAAGATGTAAAAAATTCTCTACGAAAATTGTTGCCGGCGGTCCTTTATTTACAACCGGTTTTGGCGTTGAGGAGTTTAAAGATGAAATCGATCATTTTATTCTGAATGAAGCAGAAATAACCTTGAAGCAATTTTTAGAAGATTTTAAAAATGGATCGCTCAAAAAAATTTATACTTCTTCTGAATTTCCTGATTTGACCAAGTCGCCAGTTCCTCTTTTTGAATTAATTAACCTGAAAGATTATTCTTCAATGTGTCTTCAATATTCACGAGGCTGTCCTTTTAATTGTGAATTTTGCGACATCATTGTTTTAAATGGTCGAGTTCCACGGACAAAAACAAAAGAACAGGTTTTAAATGAATTAGAAAAATTGTATCAATTGGGATGGCGAGAAAAGATATTTTTTGTTGATGACAATTTTATTGGTCATAAAACAAAACTCAAAGAAGAAATTTTACCAGCCATAATTGAATGGTTGGAGAAAAAAAATTACCCCTTTTCTTTTAATACCGAAGCACCTATTACTTTGGCTGATGACGATGAATTAATGAATCTAATGGTCAAAGCTGGATTTGATACAGTTTTTGTTGGTATTGAAACACCAGATGAAAATTCTTTAAAAGAGTGTGGCAAATTTCAAAATATAAATCGTGATTTAATCTCTTCTGTAGAAAAGATGCATCGGGCCGGACTTCAGGTTCAGGGTGGTTTCATTGTTGGTTTTGATCATGATCAACCCTCAATTTTTAAAAGACAAATTGACTTTATTCAGAAAAGTGGCATTGTCACAGCCATGGTTGGTATTTTAAATGCTTTTCCTAAAACCAGGCTTTATCAGAGGCTAAAAGAACAGGGTCGATTGATAAAAAATACCTTTGGTAGTAATACTTCAATTAATTTTGTGCCAAAAATGGGGAAAGAAACACTTCGTCGGGGCTATCAGAAAATTTTGAAGACCATTTATTCACCAGACAATTATTATCAGCGACTTAAAACTTTTTTAAGAAATTATCGACCGCTTCAGAAAAAAAAGATTCGTTTTCAATTATCAAAATTTAAAGCATTTTTAAAATCTATTTGGTTACTGGGTATCATTGGCCAAGAACGATGGCATTACTGGAAAATTTTTTTCTGGACATTATTTAGACGGCCAAAACTTTTTCCTTTAGCCATTACCTTATCTATTTACGGTTTTCATTTTCGGAAAATTTCAGAAAAGATTTGTTCAGAATAA
- a CDS encoding flavodoxin family protein, whose protein sequence is MKSLIIYLSFHHQNTEKVAQVMAHFLKAKLVKPPEIQPAEVLNYDLIGFGSGIYFGQYHHRLIEFVKNLPPVQNKKAFIFSTSGRPESIFYNFFTRNFRKILEAKGFKVIGQFNCPGFDTFGLLKIIGGLNKGRPNEKDLEKAKNFVQDLVKINF, encoded by the coding sequence ATAAAATCTTTAATTATTTATCTTTCTTTTCATCATCAAAATACCGAGAAGGTTGCTCAGGTTATGGCTCATTTTTTAAAGGCGAAATTAGTGAAGCCACCAGAGATTCAACCAGCAGAAGTTCTAAACTATGATTTAATTGGTTTCGGCTCCGGTATTTATTTTGGTCAATATCACCATCGACTTATTGAATTTGTGAAAAATTTGCCACCCGTCCAAAATAAAAAAGCCTTTATTTTTTCCACCAGCGGTCGTCCCGAATCTATTTTTTATAATTTTTTTACTAGAAATTTTAGAAAAATTTTAGAAGCTAAAGGTTTCAAAGTTATTGGTCAATTCAACTGTCCAGGTTTTGATACTTTTGGTTTATTAAAAATAATTGGTGGTTTAAATAAAGGCAGGCCCAATGAAAAAGATTTAGAAAAAGCTAAAAACTTTGTTCAAGATCTTGTCAAAATTAATTTTTAA
- the miaA gene encoding tRNA (adenosine(37)-N6)-dimethylallyltransferase MiaA produces the protein MNKLIVILGPTASGKTELAIKLAKFFNGEIISADSRQIYREMDIGTNKIKDSRLKIQNENLKCKISKIEKPVFYKGVPHYLIDVANPDEEFTVAQFKKRAIKIIKNIQKRGKTPFLVGGTGLYIQSIVDNLVIPRVKPDKVLRNKLSTKSNEWLFKKLKKIDPLTANEIDRKNKRRLIRALEVCLKTKKRFSELRKRGKPLFDILQIGLKISRPILYQRINQRVEKMIRDGLVDEVKKLYKKYSPSLPSLSGIGYQEIIAYLQGKISLPAAVEEIKKNTRHFAKRQMTWFRRDPRIVWLKDYQEIKKRIAYFLKN, from the coding sequence ATGAATAAATTAATTGTCATCTTAGGCCCAACCGCTTCTGGAAAAACGGAATTAGCCATTAAATTGGCTAAATTTTTTAATGGCGAAATTATCTCAGCTGATTCAAGGCAAATTTATCGTGAAATGGATATTGGTACGAACAAAATTAAAGATTCAAGACTCAAGATTCAAAATGAAAATTTAAAATGCAAAATTAGTAAAATTGAAAAACCAGTTTTTTATAAAGGAGTTCCGCATTATCTTATCGATGTTGCCAATCCGGATGAGGAATTTACCGTCGCTCAATTTAAAAAAAGAGCCATTAAAATTATCAAAAACATCCAAAAAAGAGGCAAAACTCCTTTTTTGGTTGGTGGCACTGGCCTCTACATCCAGTCAATCGTTGATAATTTAGTCATCCCAAGAGTCAAGCCAGATAAAGTCTTAAGAAATAAGTTGAGTACTAAAAGCAATGAGTGGTTGTTTAAAAAACTTAAAAAAATTGATCCTTTAACAGCTAACGAGATTGATCGAAAGAACAAGAGAAGATTAATTAGAGCTTTAGAGGTCTGTTTGAAAACAAAAAAAAGATTTTCTGAATTACGAAAAAGGGGGAAACCGTTGTTTGATATTTTACAAATTGGTTTAAAAATTTCCCGGCCAATTCTTTATCAAAGAATCAATCAAAGAGTTGAGAAAATGATAAGAGACGGTTTAGTTGATGAGGTGAAAAAACTTTACAAAAAATATTCGCCATCCCTCCCCTCGCTCAGTGGTATTGGTTATCAAGAAATCATTGCCTATTTACAAGGAAAAATAAGCCTTCCGGCGGCTGTTGAGGAAATTAAAAAAAATACACGACACTTTGCCAAGCGACAGATGACTTGGTTTCGTCGTGATCCAAGAATTGTTTGGTTAAAAGACTATCAAGAAATTAAAAAAAGGATTGCCTATTTTTTAAAAAATTAA
- a CDS encoding CDP-alcohol phosphatidyltransferase family protein — MDGFIYSFIKIIPSWVKPNHLSLLRILMIGPIIILLFVRQNIIAMILFILTALLDTFDGVLARVRAQKTKEGEWLDPLADKLLILSILWLYGLKHLPLWLIAITTILESLLVLGRPIKIKFGISTKANSWGKIKMTLQSLALTGLIAGIEAIRPLIILLLFISLCSAFLSLLAHFYDIVNRKQILTGTKQ; from the coding sequence ATGGACGGTTTTATCTATTCTTTTATTAAAATTATACCTTCCTGGGTTAAACCAAACCATCTTTCTCTTTTGCGGATTTTAATGATTGGACCGATTATTATTTTACTTTTCGTTAGACAAAATATAATAGCCATGATTCTTTTCATTTTGACAGCCCTTCTTGATACTTTCGATGGAGTGCTGGCCAGAGTTCGGGCCCAAAAAACAAAAGAAGGAGAATGGCTTGATCCTTTAGCTGATAAATTATTAATTCTTAGTATCCTTTGGCTCTATGGTTTAAAACATCTCCCTCTTTGGTTGATTGCCATAACCACTATTTTGGAATCATTGCTTGTCCTTGGCCGACCAATTAAAATAAAATTTGGCATTTCCACAAAAGCAAACAGTTGGGGAAAAATAAAAATGACACTCCAAAGTTTAGCCCTCACTGGTTTGATTGCTGGCATTGAAGCCATTAGACCGTTAATTATTTTGTTACTTTTTATCTCTCTCTGTTCTGCCTTTTTAAGTCTTTTGGCTCATTTTTATGACATCGTTAACAGAAAACAGATTTTAACTGGCACAAAGCAATGA